In Pyrus communis chromosome 1, drPyrComm1.1, whole genome shotgun sequence, the following are encoded in one genomic region:
- the LOC137716671 gene encoding transcription factor MYB1-like, giving the protein MGRSPCCSKEGLNRGAWTALEDKILTAYIKAHGEGKWRSLPKRAGLKRCGKSCRLRWLNYLRPDIKRGNISGDEEELIVRLHNLLGNRWSLIAGRLPGRTDNEIKNYWNTTLWKKSKADSPSGCSKETSQHPSKSVVKKKDVESKTTSTAAAKPLVIRTKATRLSKILVPQNFPSDENYTAAAANPLELQSHQTQLAEQGGSTEEFPRTNADDCSNILKNFGCDDDDIDVKGDQYCNEFQSLDSIPLDEAMINDGCWTVGNGCELEDYGASLDLDSLAFLLDSEDWPSQENVIV; this is encoded by the exons ATGGGGAGGAGTCCATGTTGCTCCAAGGAAGGACTCAACAGAGGAGCCTGGACTGCCTTGGAAGATAAAATTCTAACAGCTTACATTAAAGCCCATGGAGAAGGCAAATGGAGAAGCCTTCCCAAAAGAGCTG GTCTAAAGAGATGTGGTAAAAGTTGCAGACTGAGATGGTTAAACTATCTGAGACCAGACATAAAGAGAGGCAACATTTCAGGTGATGAAGAGGAACTCATTGTTAGACTCCATAACCTTCTTGGTAAcag ATGGTCGTTGATAGCCGGAAGGCTACCGGGGCGAACAGACAATGAAATCAAGAATTACTGGAACACAACTTTGTGGAAGAAATCGAAAGCCGATTCTCCTTCTGGATGCTCGAAAGAAACTTCTCAACATCCAAGCAAATCCGtagtgaaaaagaaagatgtcGAGTCCAAAACAACATCAACTGCAGCTGCTAAACCTCTAGTAATAAGAACCAAGGCCACTAGGTTGTCCAAAATTTTAGTCCCACAAAACTTTCCTAGTGATGAAAATTATACAGCAGCTGCCGCAAACCCATTAGAGCTGCAATCTCATCAAACCCAATTGGCGGAACAAGGCGGAAGCACCGAAGAGTTTCCGAGGACTAATGCAGACGACTGCAGCAACATCTTGAAGAACTTTGGCTGCGATGATGACGACATTGATGTGAAGGGAGATCAATACTGCAATGAATTTCAGTCGCTCGACTCTATACCGTTGGATGAGGCAATGATCAACGACGGCTGCTGGACGGTTGGAAACGGTTGCGAGCTGGAGGACTACGGTGCCTCATTGGATTTAGATTCTTTGGCATTTTTGCTTGACTCTGAGGATTGGCCATCCCAAGAAAATGTTATTGTCTAA
- the LOC137717993 gene encoding E3 ubiquitin ligase PARAQUAT TOLERANCE 3-like produces the protein MAVQFKFRSSVNFESVAIDGRASISVRDLKSKIIRHKNLNLCQDSELVFSDAVTGQEYNDESIQIPCGSSVVIKRVPAGSVHVNQPHFNSCQNLHSKDSVDAKSPAAPNAETVDFDDFGVDLYPIPKETLFSSDLDTDKDNFIYDYQPNTDNGIKRYSEPAMRRCLKLEASGISDAIPGVHAHSGVEQIILPTKSKPEEEDMNVERVGSANALDTPHANLSSELKCSLCNAFFKEAVMIPCCQHSFCEKCISQVLREKTRCPMCLLTKCRVEDLLPNVSLRQAIEHFLESQNLITAPDNDCCQYAPDGESGIQAKDVSRGGNILQREAEAPHSPETGTGSNHLFAESAFNPPFQKDVKPAITKKRPPWVSTEGGDKSFSETGKHRKGERTCYRCGSPDHFIRDCPVASSPHPMLHAGNAIFPGAMPGYVPPYWNGASSPHAMPFGNPYGNHAMTAFGTNMVPPAPYAVPAYMPSMYNSFPSFGGYMRMGGVAPLPVTGEDCHLSRSESMDLHGWVKRRKVSNENLRREQSHDGEDDEDRDLNERHYYNGTEKLHDHRYHINREMSISYSEDGSTKGSQRQYRHHNHTDEDRLAVDGQQKSSRLVVDGRDQKQYHRTEGSSSELDDVPSSSSCHSEERQKHHHRSSRKHKDRREQCGNDSSQIHHRYTKDNNRNRIEHESKRQNQKYRSHAGSGIDQSGSSDKKLQKESSHSSRHSKLSGKSNVDERSHDRWKMVSGSDEDCGEGYQYSRQKRKH, from the exons ATGGCGGTCCAGTTCAAATTCAGAAGCTCCGTCAACTTTGAATCCGTCGCCATCGACGGCCGCGCCTCCATCTCCGTTCGCGATCTCAAATCCAAGATAATTCGCCACAAGAACCTCAACCTCTGCCAAGACTCCGAACTCGTCTTCTCTGACGCCGTAACCGGTCAAG AGTACAACGACGAGAGCATTCAAATTCCTTGCGGTTCTAGCGTGGTAATTAAGAGAGTTCCTGCAGGATCAGTACATGTGAACCA GCCTCACTTCAATTCATGTCagaatcttcatagcaaggactCTGTGGATGCTAAATCACCCGCTGCACCG AATGCTGAGACTGTTGACTTTGATGACTTTGGGGTTGACTTGTATCCCATTCCTAAAGAAACCCTTTTCAGTTCTGATTTGGATACGGACAAGGATAACTTCATCTATGATTATCAACCAAATACCGATAACGGCATCAAAAG ATATTCGGAGCCCGCTATGAGACGATGCTTGAAACTTGAAGCAAGTGGCATTAGTGATGCTATTCCAGGAG TTCATGCGCATAGTGGAGTTGAACAAATCATATTGCCGACAAAATCAAAGCCtgaagaagaagacatgaaTGTGGAAAG GGTGGGCAGTGCGAATGCCCTGGATACACCGCATGCTAATTTGTCATCAGAGCTGAAATGCTCTCTATGCAACGCATTTTTCAAGGAGGCCGTAATGATACCATGCTGCCAGCACAGTTTTTGTGAGAAAT GTATTTCTCAAGTGTTGCGAGAGAAGACCAGATGTCCCATGTGTCTTTTGACCAAATGCAGAGTAGAAGATTTGCTGCCAAATGTTTCTCTGAGGCAAGCAATTGAGCATTTCCTAGAATCCCAAAATTTAATCACTGCTCCAGATAATGATTGTTGCCAGTATGCTCCAG ATGGAGAATCTGGAATTCAGGCCAAAGATGTGTCTCGGGGCGGTAATATTTTACAAAGAGAGGCAGAGGCGCCTCATTCTCCTGAAACAGGGACAGGTTCTAATCATTTATTCGCAGAATCTGCTTTTAACCCTCCTTTCCAAAAAGATGTTAAACCTGCAATCACAAAAAAGAGGCCACCTTGGGTTTCTACAGAAG GTGGTGACAAGAGCTTCTCAGAGACTGGAAAGCACAGAAAG GGGGAACGTACCTGTTACAGGTGTGGTTCGCCAGACCATTTCATCAGAGACTGTCCAGTTGCTTCAAGCCCACATCCTATGCTTCATGCAG GAAATGCAATCTTTCCAGGAGCTATGCCAGGTTATGTACCACCATACTGGAATGGGGCTTCCTCACCTCATGCCATGCCTTTTGGAAATCCATATGGAAATCATGCGATGACGGCTTTTGGCACAAATATGGTCCCTCCTGCTCCTTATGCAGTTCCTGCATACATGCCATCTATGTATAACTCGTTCCCTTCCTTTGG TGGATATATGAGGATGGGAGGTGTTGCTCCTCTTCCAGTGACTGGTGAAGACTGCCATTTAAGTCGTTCAGAATCCATGGATCTTCATGGTTGGGTAAAGAGAAGAAAAGTTTCAAATGAGAATTTGAGGAG AGAACAATCTCATGATGGTGAAGATGACGAAGACCGTGATTTAAACGAGAGACATTACTATAATGGGACGGAAAAATTACATGACCACAGATATCATATAAACAGGGAAATGAGCATAAGTTACTCTGAGGATGGCTCTACTAAAGGGTCCCAGAGGCAATATCGGCATCATAATCACACAGATGAAGACAGGCTTGCAGTTGATGGTCAGCAGAAGAGTTCCCGTTTGGTGGTTGATGGTCGAGATCAGAAGCAGTATCATCGCACGGAAGGATCAAGTTCAGAATTAGACGATGTGCCAAGTAGCTCCAGTTGCCACAGTGAAGAGAGACAGAAGCATCACCATAGAAGCTCCAGAAAGCATAAGGATCGAAGAGAGCAGTGTGGCAATGATTCCAGTCAGATTCATCATCGATATACCAAAGACAATAACAGAAACAGGATCGAGCATGAATCCAAAAGGCAGAATCAGAAATATCGCAGCCACGCAGGATCTGGTATCGATCAAAGTGGTTCCAGTGATAAGAAGTTGCAGAAAGAGAGCAGTCACAGTTCTAGACATTCTAAGCTCAGTGGAAAGAGTAATGTTGATGAGCGGAGTCATGACAGGTGGAAGATGGTTAGTGGGTCAGATGAAGATTGTGGAGAAGGTTATCAGTA